The genomic segment TCAGACTACGGCGGAGAATTTGTTTATCATGTTGAAGCCATTGATGTGGTACAGGTGGTTAATACTCTGCGTGAAGGAAAAAGTGACTTTATTATCTCGTTCTACGATGAAGATCTGATGCAGTCCCCCTTCTGCTGCCTGAAGGTGTTTGAATCTGAATTGTATCCGGTCTGTGCTGCCGATGCGCAAGGCAAACCGCTGTTTGATATCTATCAGCCGGAAGTACCATTGTTAAACTACACCAGCGCTTCTTATATGGGGCGCTTAGTGAATCGTCGTCTGGGAGAAGTGGGAGCCATAGCGCCACGCACGCTATTTATGTCCTCGATGAGTGAACTGTTAAAGCATATGGCGCTGGATGGGCACGGTATCGCCTGGCTACCTATCTATTCGGTAGTCGACGAACTAAAAGAGAAAAAACTGGTATGTCTGGATACGCCTGAACTCACCGTTCCTATTCAGGCTTACATATATCGAATGGATACCCGTCTGAACAAAACGGCGGAACTGTTCTGGAGTATCTTAAAAAATAATATGCCCAAGAATTTGGATAACGGATAAATTCCCGCCGTTCGCATTTTACAGCGGGATATTACCGGACCTAATGCGCTAACGTCTCCACCTGTTCCAACCACTCATAGCTGCCAAAAACATGACGCTGGTTAAACCAGCGCGACAGCATATCCAGCGCCAGCGTCACGCTCACATCCTGCTGAACTTTAATACTGTGATTACGAGGCATATAGCGTACACGCTGAGCATAGCCGCCATTCGGAGTGACCAGCGCCAGTGACAAACACTCATCATGACGAGATCCAATAGCAATGCTGATATCTGCCTGTTGCTGTGTTGCCATTCGTTTGGCTTCTTCCAGTAACCGTTCAATGCTCAGTGTTTCAGTTGAAGGCCTAACTTCAGACTGAATAATTGGGGCCTGAGCTGAAAACAGATTCCAGCTAAGCAGACCGGCACTGAATTGCTCACTCAGTACAACCTTTAGTCCGCGTTCCATCAGTTGACGAGAAATAATGGTCGGCAACCCTTCCGTCCCTTCATACAACAGGTTCTCCTCAA from the Limnobaculum zhutongyuii genome contains:
- the hypT gene encoding hypochlorite stress DNA-binding transcriptional regulator HypT, translating into MKNIETKWLYDFLTLEACRHFSHAAEQRNISQPAFSRRIKALESAIGVELFDRTTTPLQLTEEGKLFHSQTRSLLQQLECNLSELSGHNLLSIPNIKIAAAHSLSLTLLPKLVHSLSDYGGEFVYHVEAIDVVQVVNTLREGKSDFIISFYDEDLMQSPFCCLKVFESELYPVCAADAQGKPLFDIYQPEVPLLNYTSASYMGRLVNRRLGEVGAIAPRTLFMSSMSELLKHMALDGHGIAWLPIYSVVDELKEKKLVCLDTPELTVPIQAYIYRMDTRLNKTAELFWSILKNNMPKNLDNG